The Colletotrichum higginsianum IMI 349063 chromosome 2, whole genome shotgun sequence genome has a segment encoding these proteins:
- a CDS encoding Aldo/keto reductase, which translates to MSPNKYTLATRLTLANGKTIPQIQLGLYMMSGREVTKSVPWALAAGYRGFDCAQMYHNEREAGKAIRDFLASGENAQGLTREDLFYTTKLASSSASYDAVRRSIKQSVDVSGLGYVDLFLLHSPYGGKEARLTSWRAVEDAIDAGEVCMGGVSNYGVAHIEELVASKPRIAPVINQIEVHPFNTQTHIRETCAKHGIAIEAYAPLARGMRMKHPKILELAKKYGCTPAQLFVRWSLDHNMITLPKSVRQERLIENANVSGFEISKEDLAAMDALDEHLVTDWDPTEAP; encoded by the exons ATGTCTCCCAACAAGTACACGCTGGCTACCCGGCTTACT cTTGCAAATGGCAAGACGATCCCCCAGATCCAGCTGGGCCTGTACATGATGTCCGGCCGCGAGGTGACAAAGTCGGTCCCCTGggccctggccgccggctACCGCGGCTTCGACTGCGCGCAGATGTACCACAACGAGCGCGAGGCGGGCAAGGCGATCCGCGACTTTCTGGCGAGCGGCGAAAACGCCCAGGGCCTGACGCGCGAGGACCTCTTTTACACGACCAAGCTcgcgagcagcagcgcctcGTACGACGCCGTGCGCCGCTCCATCAAGCAGTCCGTCGACGTCTCCGGGCTCGGCTACGTCGACCTGTTCCTGCTGCACAGCCCCTACGGCGGAAAGGAGGCGCGCCTGACGAGCTGGagggccgtcgaggacgccatcgacgccggcgaggtgtGCATGGGCGGCGTCAGCAACTACGGTGTTGCCCAC ATCGAGGAGCTCGTGGCCTCGAAGCCGCGCATCGCCCCCGTCATCAACCAGATCGAGGTCCACCCCTTCAACACCCAGACGCACATCAGGGAGACGTGCGCCAAGcacggcatcgccatcgaggccTACGCGCCGCTGGCCCGCGGCATGCGCATGAAGCACCCCAAGAtcctcgagctggccaagaagTACGGCTGCACCCCGGCCCAGCTCTTCGTCCG CTGGTCGCTGGACCACAACATGATCACCCTCCCCAAGAGCGTGCGCCAGGAGCGCCTGATCGAGAACGCCAATGTCTCGGGCTTTGAGATCTCCAAGGAGGATTTGGCTGCCATGGACGCGCTGGATGAGCACCTGGTTACCGACTG GGACCCGACCGAGGCGCCTTGA
- a CDS encoding Fungal specific transcription factor domain-containing protein, which yields MPESQTTPEQVSIDDLTPEEANRIIHSHRKVRYGTACWPCRQRKVKCDNKQPCENCVKREHPQLCSYKPNRTASHGTIHHKPTGSVTTTTDGASSVAGAAAGVVGNGPSSASANHRKRPHSPEDPVADAAAGAPPLKQEPSSATWPRAAIVAAGVDETEAPEAVTRYLGQNSIPSLLREQSAANELQEGIDIRQDMRSILGLDTSAPFPLMSSKHLDSLTREISAELPSDREVMKLFRTYKETPQQFWGFVVDIDDLESKLMVYLEDRARNASNATRTPKPVSASWLAILFALLAVGSQYHDSPYHIRTRDSQKYIQISFHFLRLGNFLLRPTFDSIQALLLTSFVLLNDMKAEASWALLGLTCRLAQSLGLHRPNPSDGRDSARNDGQSKEMIRRKLWWTCVWHDTLTSLSFDR from the exons atgccTGAGTCGCAGACGACCCCGGAGCAGGTCTCCATCGATGACCTAACCCCCGAGGAGGCCAACCGCATCATCCACTCTCATCGCAAGGTCCGATATG GCACAGCATGCTGGCCGTGTCGCCAGCGTAAGGTGAAGTGCGACAACAAGCAGCCCTGCGAGAACTGCGTCAAGCGCGAACACCCGCAGCTCTGCTCCTACAAGCCGAACCGCACCGCCTCCCATGGCACCATCCACCACAAGCCCACCGGTTCCGTTACGACGACCACCGACGGCGCCAGCAGcgtcgccggtgccgccgccggcgtcgtggGCAACGGTCCGTCGTCCGCGTCTGCTAACCACCGCAAGAGGCCTCACTCGCCCGAGGaccccgtcgccgacgccgccgcgggcgcgCCGCCCTTGAAACAGGAACCCAGCAGCGCCACCTGGCCGCGTGCCGCCATCG tcgccgccggcgtggACGAGACGGAGGCCCCCGAGGCCGTCACGCGGTACCTCGGTCAGAACAgcatcccctccctcctccgcgAGCAATCGGCTGCGAACGAGCTCCAGGAGGGTATCGACATCCGCCAAGACATGCGCTccatcctcggcctcgacactTCGGCGCCCTTCCCGCTCATGTCGTCCAAACACCTCGACAGCCTGACGAGGGAGATCTCCGCTGAGCTGCCCTCAGATCGGGAGGTCATGAA GCTCTTCCGCACCTATAAGGAGACGCCGCAGCAGTTCTggggcttcgtcgtcgacatcgacgacctcgagtCCAAGCTTATGGTCTACCTCGAGGACCGCGCCCGCAACGCCAGCAacgcgacgaggacgcccaaacccgtctcggcctcgtggCTCGCCATCCTCTTCGCCCTGCTGGCCGTCGGTTCGCAGTACCACGACTCGCCGTATCACATCCGCACGCGGGATTCGCAAAAGTACATCCAGATATCCTTCCATTTCTTGAGGCTAGGCAACTTTTTGCTGAG ACCCACTTTCGACTCCATCCAGGCTCTCCTGCTAACCAGCTTTGTCCTGCTCAACGAcatgaaggccgaggcctCGTGGGCGCTTCTCGGCCTGACGTGTAGGCTGGCCCAGTCGCTCGGCCTGCACCGCCCGAACCCTTCGGACGGGAGAGACAGCGCCCGGAACGACGGGCAGTCCAAGGAGATGATCCGCCGCAAGCTGTGGTGGACGTGTGTGTGGCACGATACCCTCACATCGCTGTCTTTCGACCGGTGA
- a CDS encoding Beta-glucosidase has product MRTQALAVALLAATDYAAAVTPDARLHKRDLAYSPPVYPSPWMDPSADGWAEAYIKAKDFVSQLTLLEKVNLTTGVGWQGDVCVGNVGSIPRLGLRGLCMQDGPVGVRFSDYNSVFPSGQTAAATWDRSLIYRRAEAIGFEHRAKGVDVVLAPVAGPIGRAPTGGRNWEGFSVDPYLTGIAMAESVKGIQKHAIACAKHFIGNEQEHFRQAPEAIGYGYNITESLSSNIDDRTMHELYMWPFADAIRAGVGSIMCSYNQVNNSYGCQNSKLLNGLLKEELGFQGFIMSDWSVLLSSLPSFPPSSLSLFSSSASVANMFTGKLSMYAGAATAVAGLDMAMPGDVLFNTGTTFWGTNLTVAVLNGTVPEYRLDDMALRIMAAFFKVGFEVKSLPDINFSSWTKDTIGPVQYYAKENVQVINQHVDVRNGRDHANLIREIAAKATVLLKNEGALPLKKPKFLAVIGEDAGPNPRGPNGCADRGCNEGSLAAAFGSGSSDFSYLVTPDQGLQARAIADGTRYESILSNYETAATTALVSQADATAIVFVNANSGEGYINVGGNEGDRQNLTLWNAGDELVKNVSSINNNTIVVIHSVGPVLLTDMYNNPNITAIVWAGLPGQESGHSITDVLYGDVNPGGKSPFTWGPTRESYGADVLYEPNNGEGAPQDDFTEGVFIDYRYFDRATSGSSINGTYRNSTGAAPIYPFGFGLSYTTFEYSNLVVTPGNAGEYSPTTGETAEAPTFGNYSTDPAEYVFPSDKFRYIYNFIYPYLNTSDIRESANDPTFGQAADEFLPPRALESSPQPKHPASGAPGGNPQLWDVLYTVTATVTNTGGVAGDEVAQLYVSLGGPEDPVKVLRGFERLPIEPGASATFRAEITRRDLSNWDTVSQNWVISKYPKKVWVGSSSRDLPLSASL; this is encoded by the exons ATGAGGACACAGGCTCTGGCCGTTGCCCTCTTGGCAGCAACTGATTACGCTGCCGCCGTAACTCCGGACGCAAGGTTGCACAAG CGCGATCTCGCATACTCGCCGCCAGTTTACCCGTCACCATGGATGGACCCCAGTGCCGACGGCTGGGCTGAGGCTTATATCAAAGCGAAGGACTTCGTGTCCCAGCTGACTCTTCTCGAGAAGGTGAACTTGACAACCGGAGTTGG CTGGCAAGGAGATGTGTGCGTCGGCAATGTTGGGTCTATTCCTCGACTGGGTCTTCGCGGCCTTTGCATGCAGGATGGCCCTGTGGGTGTCCGCTTCTCCGACTACAACTCCGTTTTCCCCTCGGGCCAGACCGCCGCGGCGACCTGGGACCGAAGTTTGATCTACCGCAGAGCCGAAGCCATCGGGTTCGAGCACCGTGCCAAGggtgtcgacgtcgttcTGGCCCCTGTTGCTGGGCCCATCGGCCGCGCGCCAACTGGAGGTCGTAACTGGGAGGGGTTCTCTGTCGACCCGTACCTTACAGGTATCGCCATGGCTGAGTCGGTCAAGGGTATCCAGAAGCACGCGATCGCATGCGCCAAGCATTTCATTGGCAACGAGCAGGAGCATTTCAGACAAGCGCCCGAGGCTATTGGCTACGGATATAACATTACCGAGTCCTTGTCATCCAACATCGACGACCGAACCATGCACGAGTTGTACATGTGGCCCTTTGCGGATGCCATCCGCGCCGGTGTCGGTTCTATCATGTGCTCCTACAACCAAGTCAACAACTCGTACGGCTGCCAGAACTCGAAGCTTCTCAACGGTCTCCTGAAGGAAGAGCTCGGCTTCCAGGGTTTCATCATGTCCGATTGGTCAGTCCTTCtttcctctcttccttccttccctccgTCCTCACTTTCACTATTCTCGAGTTCGGCTTCAGTGGCTAACATGTTCACAGGCAAGCTCAGCATGTAC GCAGGAGCTGCTACCGCTGTTGCTGGCCTTGACATGGCTATGCCTGGTGATGTGCTCTTCAACACGGGAACCACGTTCTGGGGCACCAACCTCACCGTAGCCGTCCTCAACGGCACCGTCCCCGAGTAtcgcctcgacgacatggCCCTGCGCATCATGGCTGCCTTCTTCAAGGTTGGCTTCGAGGTGAAGTCGTTGCCCGACATCAACTTCTCTTCATGGACCAAGGACACCATCGGACCTGTTCAGTACTACGCCAAGGAGAACGTCCAGGTCATCAACCAACATGTCGACGTCCGCAACGGCAGAGATCACGCCAATCTCATTCGTGAGATCGCTGCCAAGGCTACAGTCCTGTTAAAGAATGAGGGCGCCCTGCCACTCAAGAAGCCCAAGTTCCtggccgtcatcggcgaggaTGCCGGCCCCAACCCTCGCGGCCCCAATGGATGTGCCGATCGTGGATGCAACGAGGGCTCCTTAGCAGCCGCCTTCGGCTCAGGCTCGAGCGATTTCTCTTATCTGGTTACTCCTGATCAAGGGCTTCAAGCGCGGGCGATCGCGGATGGCACTCGATACGAGAGCATCCTCAGCAACTACGAAACCGCGGCTACTACGGCCTTGGTCTCGCAGGCAGATGCCACGGCCATTGTGTTTGTCAACGCCAACAGCGGTGAAGGTTACATCAATGTCGGCGGTAACGAAGGTGACCGGCAGAACCTGACGCTCTGGAACGCGGGCGACGAGCTGGTTAAGAACGTTTCATcgatcaacaacaacaccatcgtcgtcatccacTCGGTGGGCCCTGTCTTGCTGACTGACATGTACAACAACCCCAACATCACGGCGATTGTGTGGGCCGGACTTCCGGGCCAGGAGTCGGGTCACTCGATCACGGACGTGCTTTACGGAGACGTTAACCCCGGAGGCAAGTCCCCGTTCACGTGGGGCCCTACCCGCGAAAGctacggcgccgacgtcttGTACGAGCCCAACAACGGTGAGGGCGCTCCTCAGGACGACTTCACTGAGGGGGTCTTTATCGATTACCGCTATTTCGACCGGGCCACTTCCGGGTCCAGCATCAATGGAACCTACCGGAACTCCACTGGCGCGGCTCCCATCTATCCCTTCGGCTTTGGTCTTTCGTACACGACTTTTGAGTACTCCAACTTGGTAGTGACTCCCGGAAACGCGGGCGAATACTCACCGACGACGGGTgagacggcggaggcgccgACATTTGGCAACTACAGCACCGACCCGGCGGAATACGTGTTCCCGAGCGACAAGTTCCGTTACATCTACAACTTCATCTACCCCTACCTGAACACATCGGACATTCGCGAGTCTGCCAACGACCCGACGTTCGGACAGGCGGCCGACGAGTTCCTGCCTCCCCGGGCGCTCGAGAGCAGCCCCCAGCCCAAGCACCCGGCATCAGGCGCCCCTGGTGGCAACCCTCAGCTTTGGGACGTCTTGTACAccgtgacggcgacggtcaCCAACACGGGCGGTgttgccggcgacgaggttgCGCAGCTGTACGTGTCGCTCGGCGGCCCGGAGGACCCTGTCAAGGTGCTGCGCGGCTTCGAACGACTCCCTATCGAGCCCGGTGCGTCGGCGACTTTCAGGGCGGAGATCACGAGACGCGATCTCAGCAACTGGGACACGGTGAGCCAGAACTGGGTCATCAGCAAGTACCCGAAGAAGGTGTGGGTGGGAAGCTCGTCTCGAGACTTGCCGCTGAGCGCGTCTCTTTAG
- a CDS encoding Fungal specific transcription factor domain-containing protein, which translates to MTNIPCCPIPTVQHTIAGEYGYLDTMYHLCEIISRRLNPDVATSVSYEQMVENCEAVENLRNMVAPNIRIKEQCKRAVDRLQHYAVRLHTSFVISVCCRPALRRDCTKLTPEQKRHLSEKCQHNLAETVRMFLAMHQLSVIPTRSWAFTYHGLSSALLLGILGETKNSPEVRQLQGDLIAALSATAAKEATSPSAHIPKTDKDIELSGPLWRALTALRNIYEHGTIMGTSQLKGTDSSGTGSGARTPLPPMLMGPMANNVNGGADGGGVGKGFGLDPHQDAALAMAEMQNGTTLAAEYTPKYGLVPPSPDSQSLIMRPSMGYPPVSMDNIANLDPSTYMSPMDLYESIWWESPDPWNTGVDTMNFDFVAQPPPGQPQQQYYF; encoded by the exons ATGACCAACATCCCCTGTTGTCCGATCCCGACGGTGCAACACACCATAGCCGGCGAGTACGGCTACCTCGACACCATGTACCACCTCTGCGAAATCATCTCGCGCCGCCTCAACCCGGACGTCGCGACATCCGTGAGCTACGAGCAGATGGTGGAGAACTGCGAGGCCGTCGAAAACCTGCGCAACATGGTGGCCCCCAACATCCGCATCAAGGAGCAGTGCAAGCGGgccgtcgaccgcctccAGCACTACGCCGTGCGCCTGCACACCTCCTTCGTCATCTCCGTCTGCTGCCGGCCGGCGCTGCGGCGGGACTGCACCAAGCTCACGCCCGAGCAGAAGCGCCACCTGTCGGAAAAGTGCCAGCACAACCTCGCCGAGACGGTGCGCATGTTCCTCGCCATGCACCAGCTCTCCGTCATCCCGACGCGCAGCTGGGCCTTCACCTACCACGGCCTGTCgtcggcgctgctcctcggcatcctgggCGAGACCAAGAACAGCCCCGAGGTCCGCCAGCTGCAGGgcgacctcatcgccgcgctgtcggcgacggccgccaaggaggccacgtcgccgtcggcgcaCATCCCCAAGACGGACAAGGACATTGAGCTGTCGGGTCCGCTGTGGAGGGCGCTGACGGCGCTGCGCAACATCTACGAGCACGGCACCATCATGGGCACGTCGCAGCTGAAGGGCACCGACTCGAGCGGCACGGGGAGCGGCGCGAggacgccgctgccgccgatgctCATGGGCCCAATGGCCAACAACGTCAACGGCggagccgacggcggcggtgtcggcaagggcttcggcctcgacccgCACCAggatgccgccctcgccatggccgagatgcaGAACGGAACCACGCTGGCGGCCGAGTACACGCCCAAGTATGGTCTCGTTCCCCCGTCACCCGATTCGCAGTCGCTAATAATGAGACCAAGTATGGGATACCCGCCCGTCAGCATGGACAACATTGCCAACCTGGACCCCTCGACGTACATGTCACCGATGGACCTCTACGAATCGATCTGGTGGG AATCTCCCGACCCCTGGAACACCGGCGTCGATACCATGAACTTTGACTTTGTCGCCCAGCCCCCGCCAGGTCAGCCCCAGCAACAATACTATTTTTGA
- a CDS encoding Delta(14)-sterol reductase gives MANKSKRAVAEKPHGYEFGGPIGAFFISFGLPILVYLFTFACNDVSGCPAPSLLSPSTLKLDQLKREVGWPEEGVWGLGSIEVTGAVLGYYLFNAILYRILPGAEVDGVELSSGGRLKYRCNSFASSMFILVVCLAGTIAQGAEFPLWTFITDNYIQVVTANILIAYALAVFVYVRSFGVKPGNKEFRELAAGGHSGNLIYDFYIGRELNPRVTLPILGEIDIKEWMEIRPGLLGWALMNFAWMAKQYRTYGFVTNSIVFTSAVQLAYVIDCWWNEPAILTTIDITTDGFGFMLSFGDLVWVPFVYSLQARYLAVYPTSVSPLGMAGIVGAIGVGFSIFRLSNSQKNAFRSNPDDPSVSHLRYIETKAGTRLLISGWWGVARHINYLGDWLQAWPYCLPTGMAGYTIVSAGTGLAEAGIEGAFKMADGREVIQGAARGWAIPITYFYIVYFAVLLVHRDRRDDEKCSRKYGEDWEKYKKIVRWRILPGIY, from the exons ATGGCGAACAAGTCGAAAAGAGCCGTTGCTGAAAAGCCGCACGGCTACGAATTCGGAGGACC CATCGGCGCCTTTTTCATCTCCTTCGGCCTCCCGATCCTCGTCTATCTATTCACCTTCGCCTGCAATGATGTCTCTGGGTGCCCCGCGCCTTCCCTGTTGAGCCCCTCGACCTTGAAGCTCGACCAGCTCAAGCGCGAAGTCGGATGGCCCGAGGAAGGCGTTTGGGGTCTCGGAAGCATCGAGGTAACGGGCGCCGTCTTGGGATACTACCTCTTCAATGCGATCCTTTACCGCATCCTCCCAGGCGCCGAAGTTGACGGCGTTGAGCTTTCCTCGGGTGGTCGTCTCAAGTACCGTTGCAACT CCTTTGCTTCCAGCATGTTCATCCTGGTCGTTtgcctcgccggcaccatcGCCCAGGGCGCCGAGTTCCCCCTCTGGACCTTCATCACCGACAACTACATCCAGGTCGTCACCGCCAACATCCTCATCGCgtacgccctcgccgtctttGTGTACGTCCGGAGTTTCGGTGTCAAGCCAGGCAACAAGGAGTTCCGCGAACTCGCAGCCGGTGGACACTCGGGCAACTTGATTTACGACTTCTACATCGGACGGGAGCTGAACCCTCGCGTCACTCTTCCGATCCTCGGCGAGATCGACATCAAGGAGTGGATGGAGATCCGACCTGGCCTGCTGGGCTGGGCGCTGATGAACTTTGCCTGGATGGCCAAGCAGTACCGCACCTACGGCTTCGTCACCAacagcatcgtcttcaccTCGGCAGTGCAGCTTGCGTATGTGATTGACTGCTGGTGGAACGAGCCGGCAATCCTGACCACCATCGACATCACGACggacggcttcggcttcaTGCTGTCCTTCGGTGACCTCGTCTGGGTCCCGTTCGTGTACTCGTTGCAGGCTCGCTACCTGGCCGTGTATCCCACCTCGGTCAGTCCCTTGGGCATGGCCGGCATCGTTGGGGCCATCGGTGTTGGGTTTTCCATCTTTCGCCTGTCCAACAGCCAGAAGAACGCCTTTCGCAGCAACCCGGACGACCCCAGCGTGTCTCATCTCAGATACATTGAAACCAAGGCGGGCACTCGGCTCCTCATCTCGGGCTGGTGGGGAGTCGCGCGGCACATCAACTACCTCGGTGACTGGCTGCAGGCCTGGCCATACTGCCTACCTACGGGCATGGCTGGATATACCATCGTCTCTGCCGGCACGGGGCTCGCTGAGGCTGGGATTGAGGGAGCCTTCAAGATGGCTGACGGCCGGGAGGTCATCCAGGGTGCCGCGCGTGGATGGGCAATTCCCATCACGTACTTTTACATTGTCTACTTCGCCGTCTTGCTGGTTCACCGGGACCgtcgcgacgacgagaagtGCTCGCGCAAGTACGGCGAGGACTGGGAGAAGTACAAGAAGATTGTTCGGTGGAGAATTCTGCCTGGTATCTACTGA
- a CDS encoding Integral membrane protein produces MADVKPPSGKLPYGTPEGGWKAVHTWRTPDWVEPILIVSIMLIGLYVSRRKNYSILRRGNATYEPLFEERGDSPRISDDSYEPIRTDAYPPKYRTIFGCFRVKTPNSSRFARHVHSRILQKFPFLIEMFYWAISFFFYRMTATLAQSFYGSRKAVWDVAQEHGLFLLETEAKFFGEGTRTGPERWVEWRVSHWFLEGAQVGDFRGIWLTVLNRGYSLIHIPGTVGFIAYYYTMAPTHARFCTVRRTMTLLNMCAFLIFIFYPCAPPRLMPSEYGFVDTVNLENAESVWMSGKFVNKLAAMPSMHFGYAFAIGCVFVADSAILNLLFGRLRNYLLKNDLDKSLDIDDVELKEIQENRKRWKSWFMFAFGIFYPSWILLTIVGTANHYLLDAFVATFCALMAYLCNRALLVFLPAEDMLLWAWRLEKPVPTTGRMKNIAVR; encoded by the exons ATGGCCGACGTCAAGCCTCCTAGCGGCAAGCTGCCATACGGCACCCCTGAGGGCGGATGGAAAGCGGTGCACACATGGAGAACCCCGGATTGGGTAGAGCCCATC CTTATTGTTTCCATCATGTTGATCGGCCTGTACGTCAGCCGCCGCAAGAACTACTCGATCCTTCGCCGCGGCAATGCCACATACGAGCCTCTCTTTGAGGAGCGCGGAGACTCTCCCCGCATCTCGGACGACTCGTACGAACCCATCCGCACCGATGCCTACCCGCCCAAATACCGCACCATCTTTGGCTGCTTCCGCGTCAAGACACCCAACTCGAGCCGTTTTGCGAGGCACGTCCACTCGAGGATCCTGCAAAAGTTCCCCTTCCTCATCGAAATGTTCTACTGGgccatctccttcttcttctaccGCATGACCGCCACCCTGGCCCAGAGCTTCTACGGCAGCCGGAAGGCCGTCTGGGACGTCGCCCAGGAACACGGCCTGTTCCTGCTCGAGACCGAGGCCAAGTTCTTTGGCGAGGGCACCAGGACTGGCCCTGAGCGCTGGGTTGAGTGGCGCGTCTCCCACTGgttcctcgagggcgcccaGGTTGGCGACTTCCGTGGCATCTGGCTGACAGTTCTGAACCGCGGCTACTCCCTCATCCACATCCCAGGCACCGTCGGCTTCATCGCATACTACTATACCATGGCGCCCACCCACGCTCGTTTTTGTACCGTGCGCCGCACCATGACCCTGCTGAACATGTGTGCCTTCCTCATCTTCATTTTCTACCCCTGTGCGCCCCCGCGCCTGATGCCTTCCGAGTATGGCTTCGTCGACACGGTCAACCTTGAGAACGCCGAGAGCGTCTGGATGAGCGGGAAGTTCGTCAACAAGCTGGCCGCCATGCCGAGCATGCACTTTGGCTACGCCTTCGCCATCGGCTGCGTCTTCGTTGCCGACTCAGCCATCCTCAACCTTTTGTTTGGTCGCTTGCGCAACTACCTGCTCAAGAACGACTTGGACAAGTCGCTCGATATCGATGACGTCGAGCTCAAGGAGATCCAGGAGAACCGCAAGCGCTGGAAGAGCTGGTTCATGTTCGCGTTCGGCATCTTCTACCCGAGTTGGATTCTCTTGACCATTGTCGGGACGGCCAACCACTACCTCCTGgacgccttcgtcgccaCCTTTTGCGCGCTGATGGCGTACCTTTGCAACCGCGCCCTGCTAGTGTTCCTGCCCGCCGAGGATATGCTGCTCTGGGCCTGGAGGCTCGAGAAGCCCGTACCGACGACCGGCCGCATGAAGAACATTGCCGTGCGGTAG
- a CDS encoding Vacuolar sorting receptor, whose translation MHLPHSSTLLLLLAAATARAADTSTPSTTTSPPACTAASKSGTGAFYDLRPDIAVKTEEGKSSKGSVTTDYHARGWDYGRNFTLNICAPVLEALDDVEGLTKSEAKNVSAYYTYKGETYSIGSSSMDIQSRGRILVLQYKNGSPCDKSKSKRSKAHDGASYNKYVDDDETTALSSFGKSEKKVSAQKDGSDSTPRRKSATISFHCDTEQVGGAAHISFVGSDPDDCAYFFEARSQHACPRAEPHQPGSVGPGSVFAIIFVIAVLVYFGGGVFYQRTVAHARGWRQLPNYSLWAGIWSFVSDIFVIATSSCAQLLPGRRGYSHLSGSPSRRNREDENRLIDQLDEEWDD comes from the exons ATGCACCTCCCGCATTCCTCGACTCTACTTCTGCTTCTAGCAGCTGCAACAGCTCGCGCCGCCGACACTTCAACACCTTCTACGACTACAAGCCCCCCGGCATGTACTGCAGCATCTAAGAGCGGCACTGGGGCTTTCTATGACTTGCGGCCGGACATCGCCGTCAAGACCGAGGAGGGCAAGTCGTCCAAGGGAAGCGTCACCACAGACTACCACGCTAGAGGTTGGGATTATGGCCGCAACTTCACTCTCAACATCTGCGCTCCTGTCCTTGAAGCGCTTGATGACGTGGAAGGGTTGACAAAGAGCGAGGCCAAGAATGTCAGCGCGTACTACACATACAAGGGGGAGACTTACTCGATAGG CTCATCGTCTATGGACATTCAGAGTCGAGGGCGTATACTAGTTCTCCAGTACAAGAACGGCTCGCCATGCGAcaagtccaagtccaagcGATCCAAGGCCCACGACGGCGCATCTTATAACAAGtatgtcgacgacgacgaaacgACGGCTCTCAGCTCCTTCGGCAAGAGCGAGAAGAAGGTTTCGGCGCAAAAGGACGGCTCAGATTCGACCCCCCGTCGCAAATCAGCCACCATTTCGTTCCACTGCGATACCGAGCAGGTTGGCGGAGCCGCCCACATCTCTTTTGTCGGCTCCGACCCTGATGATTGCGCCTACTTCTTCGAGGCTCGTTCGCAGCACGCTTGCCCCCGTGCGGAACCCCACCAACCGGGCAGCGTCGGTCCCGGTAGTGTCTTCGCCATCATCTTCGTcattgccgtcctcgtctaCTTTGGCGGTGGCGTCTTCTACCAAAGAACTGTTGCGCATGCACGTGGCTGGCGACAGCTTCCCAACTACAGTCTGTGGGCCGGCATTTGGAGCTTTGTCAGT GACATCTTCGTCATCGCAACGTCTTCATGTGCCCAACTTTTGCCTGGAAGGCGGGGATACAGTCATCTGTCTGGATCACCGAGCAGACGCAACCGCGAAGACGAGAATCGGTTGATAGATCAGTTGGATGAGGAATGGGACGACTAG